A part of Saimiri boliviensis isolate mSaiBol1 chromosome 11, mSaiBol1.pri, whole genome shotgun sequence genomic DNA contains:
- the RCC1 gene encoding regulator of chromosome condensation isoform X2, whose translation MPPKRIAKRRSPPEDAIPKNKKVKVSHRSHSTEPGLVLTLGQGDVGQLGLGENVMERKKPALVSIPEDVVQAEAGGMHTVCLSKSGQVYSFGCNDEGALGRDTSVEGSETVPGKVELQEKVVQVSAGDSHTAALTDDGRVFLWGSFRDNNGVIGLLEPMKKSMVPIQVQLDVPVVKVASGNDHLVMLTADGDLYTLGCGEQGQLGRVPELFANRGGRQGLERLLVPKCVMLKSRGSRGHVRFQDAFCGAYFTFAISREGHVYGFGLSNYHQLGTPGTESCFIPQNLTSFKNSTKSWVGFSGGQHHTVCVDSEGKAYSLGRAEYGRLGLGEGAEEKSIPTLISRLPAVSSVACGASVGYAVTKDGRVFAWGMGTNYQLGTGQDEDAWSPVEMTGKQLENRVVLSVSSGGQHTVLLVKDKEQS comes from the exons ATGCCACCCAAGCGCATAGCTAAAAGAAGGTCACCCCCAGAGGATGCCATCCCCAAAAACAAGAAGGTGAAGG TCTCACACAGGTCCCACAGCACAGAACCCGGCTTGGTGCTGACACTGGGCCAGGGCGATGTGGGCCAGCTGGGGCTGGGTGAGAATGTGATGGAGAGGAAGAAACCGGCCCTGGTATCCATTCCAGAGGATGTTGtgcaggctgaggctgggggcatGCATACCGTGTGTCTAAGCAAAAGTGGCCAG GTCTACTCCTTCGGCTGCAATGATGAGGGTGCCCTGGGAAGGGACACATCAGTGGAGGGCTCAGAGACGGTCCCTGGGAAAGTGGAGCTGCAAGAGAAGGTGGTACAGGTGTCAGCAGGAGACAGTCACACAGCAGCCCTCACCGATGATGGCCGTGTCTTCCTCTGGGGCTCCTTCCGG GACAATAACGGTGTGATCGGACTGTTGGAACCCATGAAGAAGAGCATGGTGCCCATACAGGTCCAGCTGGATGTGCCTGTGGTGAAGGTGGCCTCAG GAAACGACCACTTGGTGATGCTGACAGCTGATGGTGATCTCTACACCTTGGGCTGTGGGGAACAAGGCCAGCTAGGCCGTGTGCCTGAGTTATTTGCCAACCGTGGTGGCCGGCAAGGCCTTG AACGACTCCTCGTCCCCAAGTGTGTGATGCTGAAATCTAGGGGAAGCCGGGGCCACGTGAGATTCCAGGATGCCTTCTGTGGCGCCTATTTCACCTTTGCCATCTCTCGCGAGGGCCACGTGTACGGCTTTGGCCTCTCCAACTACCATCAGCTTG GAACTCCGGGCACAGAATCTTGCTtcataccccagaacctaacatCCTTCAAGAATTCCACCAAGTCCTGGGTGGGTTTCTCTGGTGGCCAGCACCATACGGTCTGCGTGGATTCAGAAG GAAAAGCGTACAGCCTGGGCCGGGCTGAATATGGGCGGCTGGGCCTCGGGGAGGGTGCTGAGGAGAAGAGCATACCCACCCTCATCTCCAGGCTGCCTGCTGTCTCCTCAGTGGCTTGTGGGGCCTCTGTAGGGTATGCTGTGACCAAGGATG GTCGTGTTTTCGCCTGGGGCATGGGCACCAACTACCAGCTGGGCACAGGGCAGGATGAAGATGCCTGGAGCCCTGTGGAGATGACAGGCAAACAGCTGGAGAACCGTGTGGTCTTATCTGTGTCCAGCGGGGGCCAACATACAGTCTTATTAGTCAAGGACAAGGAACAGAGCTGA
- the RCC1 gene encoding regulator of chromosome condensation isoform X1 — MPPKRIAKRRSPPEDAIPKNKKVKGAKAAASFAASRCAPGAHSSQVSHRSHSTEPGLVLTLGQGDVGQLGLGENVMERKKPALVSIPEDVVQAEAGGMHTVCLSKSGQVYSFGCNDEGALGRDTSVEGSETVPGKVELQEKVVQVSAGDSHTAALTDDGRVFLWGSFRDNNGVIGLLEPMKKSMVPIQVQLDVPVVKVASGNDHLVMLTADGDLYTLGCGEQGQLGRVPELFANRGGRQGLERLLVPKCVMLKSRGSRGHVRFQDAFCGAYFTFAISREGHVYGFGLSNYHQLGTPGTESCFIPQNLTSFKNSTKSWVGFSGGQHHTVCVDSEGKAYSLGRAEYGRLGLGEGAEEKSIPTLISRLPAVSSVACGASVGYAVTKDGRVFAWGMGTNYQLGTGQDEDAWSPVEMTGKQLENRVVLSVSSGGQHTVLLVKDKEQS, encoded by the exons ATGCCACCCAAGCGCATAGCTAAAAGAAGGTCACCCCCAGAGGATGCCATCCCCAAAAACAAGAAGGTGAAGG GCGCGAAAGCCGCGGCATCTTTTGCAGCCTCCCGCTGCGCTCCCGGCGCCCACTCCAGCCAAG TCTCACACAGGTCCCACAGCACAGAACCCGGCTTGGTGCTGACACTGGGCCAGGGCGATGTGGGCCAGCTGGGGCTGGGTGAGAATGTGATGGAGAGGAAGAAACCGGCCCTGGTATCCATTCCAGAGGATGTTGtgcaggctgaggctgggggcatGCATACCGTGTGTCTAAGCAAAAGTGGCCAG GTCTACTCCTTCGGCTGCAATGATGAGGGTGCCCTGGGAAGGGACACATCAGTGGAGGGCTCAGAGACGGTCCCTGGGAAAGTGGAGCTGCAAGAGAAGGTGGTACAGGTGTCAGCAGGAGACAGTCACACAGCAGCCCTCACCGATGATGGCCGTGTCTTCCTCTGGGGCTCCTTCCGG GACAATAACGGTGTGATCGGACTGTTGGAACCCATGAAGAAGAGCATGGTGCCCATACAGGTCCAGCTGGATGTGCCTGTGGTGAAGGTGGCCTCAG GAAACGACCACTTGGTGATGCTGACAGCTGATGGTGATCTCTACACCTTGGGCTGTGGGGAACAAGGCCAGCTAGGCCGTGTGCCTGAGTTATTTGCCAACCGTGGTGGCCGGCAAGGCCTTG AACGACTCCTCGTCCCCAAGTGTGTGATGCTGAAATCTAGGGGAAGCCGGGGCCACGTGAGATTCCAGGATGCCTTCTGTGGCGCCTATTTCACCTTTGCCATCTCTCGCGAGGGCCACGTGTACGGCTTTGGCCTCTCCAACTACCATCAGCTTG GAACTCCGGGCACAGAATCTTGCTtcataccccagaacctaacatCCTTCAAGAATTCCACCAAGTCCTGGGTGGGTTTCTCTGGTGGCCAGCACCATACGGTCTGCGTGGATTCAGAAG GAAAAGCGTACAGCCTGGGCCGGGCTGAATATGGGCGGCTGGGCCTCGGGGAGGGTGCTGAGGAGAAGAGCATACCCACCCTCATCTCCAGGCTGCCTGCTGTCTCCTCAGTGGCTTGTGGGGCCTCTGTAGGGTATGCTGTGACCAAGGATG GTCGTGTTTTCGCCTGGGGCATGGGCACCAACTACCAGCTGGGCACAGGGCAGGATGAAGATGCCTGGAGCCCTGTGGAGATGACAGGCAAACAGCTGGAGAACCGTGTGGTCTTATCTGTGTCCAGCGGGGGCCAACATACAGTCTTATTAGTCAAGGACAAGGAACAGAGCTGA